The Polypterus senegalus isolate Bchr_013 chromosome 1, ASM1683550v1, whole genome shotgun sequence genome includes a window with the following:
- the wdr53 gene encoding WD repeat-containing protein 53 isoform X2 has translation MFVMLWSLQKTHPLWVLNMQELNDKKQSQQQNSSQLFNPPLVHTVSVADCGNRFACGSEDGWVNIFRVTGSRFEQQMGFKAHSQGVSQVHYVSFLNSSCWLLTGGNDGKVNLWDVSKEYLLSTEGKSKTGRKKGKKKHSDKKDIDTNNDRKLEEGNISPTICINHGKKVNWLCPLHVKGELKIIVTDESNSLSVYPISILDK, from the coding sequence GTAATGTTATGGAGTCTGCAAAAAACTCATCCTCTCTGGGTACTGAATATGCAGGAGCTTAATGACAAAAAACAGAGCCAGCAGCAGAATTCAAGTCAACTCTTTAACCCTCCACTAGTACATACTGTTAGTGTTGCAGACTGTGGTAACAGGTTTGCCTGTGGCTCAGAAGATGGATGGGTCAATATTTTCAGAGTGACAGGAAGTAGGTTTGAGCAACAGATGGGGTTCAAAGCGCATAGTCAGGGAGTATCTCAAGTCCATTATGTCAGCTTTCTTAATAGTTCTTGTTGGCTCCTTACTGGAGGAAATGATGGAAAGGTCAATCTGTGGGATGTTAGCAAGGAATATTTATTAAGCACTGAAGGCAAAAGCAAAACAGGCaggaaaaagggcaaaaaaaaacatagtgATAAGAAAGACATTGATACCAACAATGATAGAAAGCTGGAGGAAGGAAATATTTCACCAACGATTTGTATAAACCATGGCAAAAAAGTAAATTGGCTTTGCCCTCTCCATGTTAAAGGAGAACTGAAGATTATTGTGACAGATGAAAGTAATTCATTATCTGTTTATCCTATAAGTATTTTAGATAAATAA